In one window of Streptomyces sp. NBC_01224 DNA:
- a CDS encoding GNAT family N-acetyltransferase has product MTDLLRDRTESPPVDAAYAAAETAARVAGIDIRSLDSVSELEAVRRLYEQIWRTGENSPVVTADLLRALAKAGSYVSGAFVGDELVGSCFGFFSPPARAALHSHIAGVLPHVRRRNVGFALKLHQRAWTLARGVGEICWTYDPLVRRNAYFNIAKLAAEPAEYLPDFYGPIDDGINRSDDSDRILVRWCLASPEAESVCTGRPRPADAEVARSRGATVALGVSATGAPSVGRTGGNARTVLVAVPEDVEALRESDPACAVSWRAAVRDVLGGLLADGARVRGFDPAGWYVVDRGSPTQVTGGTRRHGTHHNEAPQETA; this is encoded by the coding sequence GTGACCGATCTCCTGCGCGACCGCACCGAATCCCCGCCCGTCGACGCGGCGTACGCCGCGGCTGAGACCGCCGCGCGCGTCGCGGGCATCGACATCCGTTCCCTGGACAGTGTCAGTGAGCTTGAGGCCGTTCGGCGCCTGTACGAGCAGATCTGGCGCACCGGCGAGAACAGTCCGGTGGTGACCGCCGACCTGCTGCGTGCGCTGGCGAAGGCGGGCAGTTACGTCAGCGGCGCCTTCGTGGGGGACGAACTGGTCGGCTCCTGCTTCGGGTTCTTCTCCCCGCCGGCGCGCGCGGCCCTGCACAGCCACATCGCAGGGGTGCTGCCCCACGTGCGGCGGCGCAATGTCGGATTCGCCCTGAAACTGCACCAGCGGGCCTGGACGCTGGCGCGGGGTGTGGGCGAGATCTGCTGGACGTACGACCCCTTGGTGCGCCGCAACGCTTACTTCAACATCGCCAAGCTGGCTGCCGAGCCTGCCGAGTACCTGCCGGACTTCTACGGCCCCATCGACGACGGGATCAACCGCAGCGACGACAGCGACCGGATTCTGGTGCGGTGGTGTCTGGCGTCTCCGGAGGCCGAGTCGGTCTGCACCGGGCGGCCCAGGCCGGCCGACGCGGAAGTCGCCCGGTCGCGCGGAGCGACCGTCGCCCTCGGAGTCTCCGCAACGGGCGCGCCGTCGGTGGGGCGCACCGGCGGCAACGCACGCACCGTACTGGTGGCCGTACCCGAAGACGTCGAGGCACTGCGCGAGAGCGACCCGGCGTGCGCCGTGAGCTGGCGCGCGGCGGTACGGGACGTGCTGGGCGGACTGCTCGCCGACGGCGCGCGGGTGCGCGGCTTCGACCCGGCGGGCTGGTACGTCGTGGACCGCGGAAGCCCGACGCAGGTCACCGGCGGCACACGCCGGCACGGAACACACCACAACGAAGCGCCACAGGAGACAGCGTGA
- a CDS encoding M20 family metallopeptidase has protein sequence MIADVERLVRCESPSDDLAAVARSAELVARIGAGHLGAEAERVVIDGCTHVRWRFGRTPRVLLIGHHDTVWPVGSLNSHPFEVRDGVLRGPGCFDMKAGLVMAFHALADLIGTGTRTSVSGPGAAHPLDGVTLLITGDEEPGSPSSRELIEGEARSHVAALVLEAAGPGGALKTERKGVSRYEVLVRGRAAHSGLEPERGVNATIEAAHQILAVAALDDAAHGTTVTPTRLEAGTTSNTVPASARFDVDVRIRDAAEQHRVDRAMRDLRARSAGAAVEVTGGPNRPPLQATASKDLFARACRLATDLGLGPLTQVAVGGASDGNLAAGVGTPTLDGLGAVGGGAHADDEHLLVAELPRRTRLLTALVADLLAPQDGCPPGRSGSPHPVPSNQLHEDRG, from the coding sequence ATGATCGCAGACGTCGAGCGGCTGGTGCGCTGCGAGTCCCCCTCGGACGACCTGGCCGCGGTCGCCCGCAGCGCCGAGCTGGTGGCCCGGATCGGCGCCGGTCACCTCGGGGCCGAGGCGGAGCGGGTAGTCATCGACGGATGCACGCATGTGCGGTGGCGCTTCGGCCGGACCCCGCGCGTGCTGCTCATCGGGCATCACGACACGGTGTGGCCGGTCGGGTCGTTGAACAGCCATCCGTTCGAGGTTCGCGACGGAGTGCTGCGCGGACCCGGTTGCTTCGACATGAAGGCCGGTCTGGTGATGGCGTTCCACGCCTTGGCGGACCTGATCGGCACGGGGACACGGACGAGTGTGTCCGGACCCGGGGCCGCGCATCCGCTGGACGGTGTCACCCTCCTCATCACCGGTGACGAGGAGCCGGGTTCGCCCTCGTCCCGGGAGCTCATCGAGGGCGAGGCCCGCTCCCACGTCGCCGCCCTCGTACTGGAGGCCGCCGGACCGGGTGGGGCCCTGAAGACGGAACGCAAAGGCGTGTCGCGCTACGAGGTGCTGGTTCGAGGACGTGCCGCCCACTCCGGCCTTGAGCCGGAGCGTGGCGTGAACGCGACGATCGAGGCCGCCCACCAGATCCTGGCCGTGGCCGCACTGGACGATGCGGCACACGGTACGACTGTCACGCCGACCCGCCTGGAGGCAGGCACCACGAGCAACACCGTCCCCGCCTCGGCACGCTTCGACGTCGACGTCCGCATACGGGACGCGGCAGAGCAGCACCGGGTGGACCGAGCGATGCGCGACCTGCGGGCCCGGTCGGCCGGCGCAGCCGTGGAGGTCACAGGTGGTCCGAACCGGCCGCCCTTGCAGGCCACCGCATCGAAGGATCTTTTTGCGCGGGCGTGCCGGCTCGCGACGGACCTCGGGCTCGGCCCGCTCACGCAGGTGGCCGTCGGCGGCGCCTCCGACGGAAATCTCGCCGCGGGAGTCGGCACCCCCACCCTCGACGGCCTGGGAGCGGTGGGCGGCGGCGCGCATGCCGACGACGAACATCTGCTCGTCGCGGAGCTGCCGCGGCGGACCCGACTGCTCACCGCGTTGGTGGCCGACCTCCTGGCACCGCAGGACGGCTGTCCGCCCGGACGAAGCGGGAGCCCGCATCCTGTGCCCTCGAACCAGCTGCACGAAGATCGGGGTTGA
- a CDS encoding MBL fold metallo-hydrolase, which yields MTGADPLPPLRTRLRSLRPAAFGADPGGARMERIRRSPNFADGVFQNPVGARTRPSGSTLEFAKVYFRKEERARRAPVGTMPVHATTYADLAEPPATGLRLTWMGHSSVLAEIDGRRVLFDPVWGERCSPFAFAGPKRLHPVPLPLAALGPVDAVVISHDHYDHLDLPTIRALAGTDTVFAVPLGVGAHLERWGVSADRTRELDWNETTKIAGISLTATPARHFCGRGLRNQQHTLWASWVVAGPEHRIYHSGDTGYFPGFKDIGAGYGPFDATMIQIGAYSEYWPKNRTDCTPLPGGWPDIHMTPAQGIQAHLDLQGGKPHGVMMPIHWGTFTLSMHPWAEPGEWTKDAAEEAEQPAAFPRPGEPFEPAGTLPLDPWWRSVAAPIAHPWRRSEATDVTQGQDNRDLDLAGER from the coding sequence GTGACCGGCGCTGACCCCTTGCCTCCGCTCCGCACCCGGCTGCGTTCGCTGCGCCCCGCCGCATTCGGCGCCGATCCGGGCGGTGCCCGCATGGAGCGCATCCGCCGCTCGCCGAACTTCGCCGACGGCGTCTTCCAGAACCCGGTGGGGGCACGGACCCGGCCGTCCGGATCCACCCTGGAGTTCGCAAAGGTCTATTTCCGCAAGGAGGAGCGGGCGCGCAGGGCGCCGGTCGGCACCATGCCCGTCCACGCCACCACCTACGCCGACCTCGCCGAGCCGCCCGCCACCGGGCTGCGGCTCACCTGGATGGGCCATTCCAGCGTGCTCGCCGAGATCGACGGCCGGCGGGTGCTCTTCGACCCGGTGTGGGGCGAGCGCTGTTCGCCCTTCGCCTTTGCCGGGCCCAAGCGGCTGCACCCCGTGCCGCTGCCGCTCGCCGCGCTCGGACCCGTCGATGCGGTGGTGATCTCCCACGACCACTACGACCACCTCGATCTCCCGACGATCCGCGCCCTCGCGGGCACGGATACGGTCTTCGCCGTCCCGCTCGGCGTCGGCGCCCATCTGGAGCGGTGGGGCGTGTCCGCCGACCGGACGCGTGAACTGGACTGGAACGAAACCACGAAGATCGCCGGGATCAGCCTGACTGCCACCCCGGCACGGCACTTCTGCGGCCGCGGTCTGCGCAACCAGCAGCACACGCTCTGGGCGTCCTGGGTCGTCGCGGGGCCCGAGCACCGGATCTACCACAGCGGTGACACGGGCTATTTCCCCGGCTTCAAGGACATCGGCGCCGGATATGGCCCATTCGACGCGACGATGATCCAGATCGGCGCGTACTCCGAGTACTGGCCCAAGAACCGCACGGACTGTACCCCACTCCCCGGTGGGTGGCCCGACATACATATGACGCCCGCTCAGGGGATCCAGGCCCACCTTGACCTGCAAGGGGGCAAGCCGCACGGCGTCATGATGCCCATCCACTGGGGCACCTTCACCCTCTCCATGCACCCGTGGGCAGAGCCCGGCGAGTGGACTAAGGACGCCGCCGAGGAAGCTGAGCAGCCAGCCGCATTTCCCCGGCCGGGCGAGCCCTTCGAACCCGCGGGAACGCTTCCCCTCGATCCCTGGTGGCGGTCCGTCGCCGCCCCGATTGCACACCCCTGGCGCCGCAGCGAGGCAACGGACGTTACTCAGGGTCAGGACAATCGCGATCTTGATCTTGCGGGTGAGCGGTGA
- a CDS encoding PPOX class F420-dependent oxidoreductase — MTGFDTQQEALLGLLGEENGGVLVTLKRDGRPQLSNVNHFYYPDERIVRVSITEDRAKTKNLRRDPRASYHVTSADRWSWTVVDGTAELTPVATDPHDATVEELITLYRDVQGEHPDWDDYRNAMVRDRRVVLRLRISHAYGQPRG; from the coding sequence ATGACGGGATTCGATACACAGCAGGAAGCGCTGCTCGGGCTGCTCGGCGAGGAGAACGGCGGCGTACTCGTGACGCTCAAGCGGGACGGCAGGCCCCAGCTGTCCAATGTCAATCACTTCTACTACCCCGATGAGCGCATCGTCCGCGTCTCGATCACCGAGGACCGGGCGAAGACGAAGAACCTCCGCCGTGACCCGCGGGCGAGCTACCACGTCACCAGCGCGGACCGCTGGTCGTGGACGGTCGTGGACGGCACGGCCGAGCTGACCCCCGTCGCCACCGATCCGCACGACGCGACGGTGGAGGAGCTGATCACGCTCTACCGCGACGTCCAGGGCGAACACCCCGACTGGGACGACTACCGCAATGCGATGGTCCGGGACCGCCGCGTCGTCCTGCGGCTGCGCATCAGCCACGCGTACGGGCAGCCGCGTGGCTGA
- a CDS encoding carboxymuconolactone decarboxylase family protein → MPNPTSVLATGFRIRPYSRATSGGLRAAAHHTGVLWAGLRFELAVGRWKKLDPQLKTLAVMSSAATVGCSWCTDFGYWENHRPGMDPRKLRDARVWRESEAYTPLERDVMAYAEAMSLTPPEVGDELMERLRTTPCEAPLVELTTTVVVENMRSRTNSALGPASQGFKDRCAVERPAGRRPMRSGH, encoded by the coding sequence ATGCCGAATCCAACGTCCGTGCTCGCCACAGGATTCCGCATTCGGCCGTACTCCCGTGCCACATCCGGGGGCCTACGGGCCGCCGCCCACCACACCGGGGTGCTGTGGGCGGGGCTCCGCTTCGAGTTGGCGGTGGGCCGCTGGAAGAAGCTGGACCCGCAGCTCAAAACGCTGGCCGTCATGTCGTCCGCGGCCACCGTCGGCTGCAGCTGGTGCACGGACTTCGGCTACTGGGAGAACCACCGCCCCGGCATGGACCCCCGCAAGTTGCGCGACGCACGGGTGTGGCGCGAGAGCGAGGCGTACACCCCGCTGGAGCGTGACGTCATGGCGTACGCGGAGGCGATGAGCCTCACCCCGCCCGAGGTCGGGGACGAATTGATGGAGCGGCTGCGGACGACGCCCTGCGAGGCGCCACTCGTCGAGCTCACGACCACGGTCGTGGTGGAGAACATGCGCTCCCGCACCAATTCCGCTCTCGGTCCGGCCAGCCAGGGCTTCAAGGACCGATGCGCGGTGGAACGCCCCGCAGGCCGCCGACCGATGCGGTCCGGCCACTGA
- a CDS encoding thiamine pyrophosphate-binding protein codes for MTGGEAVVRALAAHGVTRAFGIPGTHNLEIYRHLAPYGIAHVTPRHEQGAGYAADAYARVTERPGVAITTTGPALLNITAAVGQAYSDSVPLLVVSPGMPLRHPRQPTGLLHEMRSQTEALRAVAAFSHRVSTVEEIGSAVARAFTLFRTRRPRPVHIEVPLDLLETAQPAGPVRLTPPLSAPGPAGPSLRDAARVLRSARRPAVVLGGGARSASAGCQALAEALAAPVVTTANGKGIVDETHPLSLGVSLHSPSVQKWLADCDAVLAVGTELAESDLWSAPPPLGGTLIRVDIDPAQMYAGLPADLALVGAARPTLEALREALEEATGESGAREGAAAVRALRAARDAETAERDARWVPYLRAARAVLDADAIWTSDSAQCCYYGALPHLPVGPRGRYLHPTGFGTLGYALPAAIGAKTAYPHRQVVALSGDGGLQFSVQELATAAQLRLPLPVVVFDNGGYGEIRDEMTARGDTPTGVDLPSVDLPALARAYGGHGTRADTPESLARALSLALTTPGPTVITVTEETPR; via the coding sequence GTGACCGGCGGTGAAGCCGTCGTCCGGGCTCTGGCGGCCCATGGGGTCACCAGGGCGTTCGGAATTCCCGGAACGCACAACCTGGAGATCTACCGGCATCTGGCCCCGTACGGCATCGCACATGTCACGCCCCGGCACGAACAGGGCGCGGGATACGCGGCGGATGCGTACGCACGGGTCACCGAGCGGCCCGGGGTGGCGATCACCACCACCGGGCCGGCCCTGCTCAACATCACGGCAGCGGTCGGTCAGGCGTATTCGGACAGCGTGCCGCTGCTGGTCGTGTCGCCCGGGATGCCGTTGCGCCACCCCCGGCAGCCGACCGGTCTGCTGCACGAAATGCGCAGCCAGACCGAGGCACTGCGCGCGGTCGCGGCGTTCAGCCATCGGGTGTCGACGGTCGAGGAGATCGGCTCGGCGGTGGCGCGTGCGTTCACCCTGTTCCGTACCCGGCGGCCGCGCCCGGTCCATATCGAGGTACCGCTGGATCTGCTGGAGACGGCGCAGCCCGCGGGACCGGTGCGGCTCACGCCACCGCTGTCCGCCCCGGGCCCGGCCGGGCCCTCGCTGCGGGACGCGGCCCGGGTCCTGCGCTCGGCCCGGCGGCCCGCCGTGGTCCTCGGCGGAGGGGCTCGGTCCGCGTCCGCCGGGTGCCAGGCGCTCGCCGAGGCCCTGGCCGCCCCGGTCGTCACCACCGCCAACGGCAAGGGGATCGTCGACGAGACGCATCCACTGTCGCTCGGGGTGTCGCTGCACAGCCCGTCCGTACAGAAGTGGCTGGCCGACTGCGATGCGGTGCTCGCGGTCGGCACCGAGCTGGCCGAGTCCGATCTGTGGTCCGCGCCGCCGCCGCTGGGCGGCACGCTGATCCGGGTCGACATCGACCCCGCCCAGATGTACGCGGGACTGCCCGCCGATCTGGCGCTGGTCGGCGCGGCGCGCCCCACGCTGGAGGCGCTGCGGGAGGCGCTGGAGGAGGCAACCGGGGAATCGGGCGCAAGGGAGGGTGCCGCCGCGGTGCGGGCGCTGCGCGCCGCACGGGACGCCGAGACCGCGGAGCGCGACGCCCGCTGGGTGCCGTATCTGCGGGCTGCACGGGCCGTGCTGGACGCCGACGCGATCTGGACCTCGGACAGTGCGCAGTGCTGCTACTACGGCGCCCTGCCCCACCTGCCCGTCGGCCCGCGCGGGCGCTATCTGCACCCGACCGGCTTCGGCACCCTCGGCTACGCGCTGCCCGCGGCGATCGGCGCGAAGACCGCGTACCCGCACCGGCAGGTCGTGGCGCTGAGCGGCGACGGCGGGCTGCAGTTCTCCGTGCAGGAGCTCGCCACGGCCGCCCAGTTGCGGCTGCCGCTGCCCGTCGTGGTGTTCGACAACGGGGGCTACGGGGAGATCCGCGACGAAATGACTGCGCGCGGCGACACCCCCACGGGCGTCGATCTGCCGTCCGTCGACCTGCCCGCGCTGGCGCGGGCGTACGGCGGCCACGGCACCCGCGCCGACACCCCTGAGTCGCTCGCCCGCGCCCTGTCCCTGGCCCTGACCACCCCCGGGCCCACCGTGATCACTGTGACCGAGGAGACCCCCCGATGA
- a CDS encoding Glu/Leu/Phe/Val dehydrogenase dimerization domain-containing protein, translated as MTTPAVSRPTAPSAPLISLTWTDHITGRQGHLVVDRLVRGVSSGGLRMRAGCTLDEVAGLARGMTMKEALHFNADDTGTRYIPLGGAKGGIDCDPRDPEAYGVLVRYLRAVRPYIENVWTTGEDLGLTQDIVDRAVAEAGLVSSIQAVYPLLDDETAARQRLADAFAVEVDGIGLDELVGGCGVAESALAALDRAGVPYREARVSVQGLGTMGGATARFLARAGLTVVAVADVKGTIANPAGLDVEALLAARDGYGTVDRGALRDGDRELPADAWLEQEAEILVPAAVSYAIDTANQARIQACWVVEAANMPVLAEAEALLAARGITVLPDVVVNSGTNAWWWWTLFGDIGADADEAFGHTRRSMRALIDLMLARAEADDCTPRAAAHAVVADRLPVMAQRFGWYR; from the coding sequence ATGACGACACCTGCGGTGTCCCGTCCCACCGCCCCGTCCGCCCCCCTGATCTCGCTCACCTGGACCGACCACATCACCGGCCGCCAGGGGCACCTGGTCGTCGACCGGCTGGTGCGCGGCGTGTCCAGCGGCGGGCTGCGGATGCGGGCTGGCTGCACTCTCGACGAGGTCGCGGGGCTGGCCCGCGGCATGACGATGAAGGAGGCCCTCCACTTCAACGCCGATGACACGGGAACCCGTTACATACCGCTCGGCGGCGCGAAGGGCGGCATCGACTGCGACCCGCGCGACCCGGAGGCCTACGGCGTTCTGGTGCGCTATCTACGGGCCGTGCGCCCGTACATCGAGAACGTGTGGACGACGGGCGAGGACCTGGGGCTCACCCAGGACATCGTGGACCGGGCGGTGGCCGAGGCCGGGCTCGTCTCCTCGATCCAGGCCGTCTATCCCCTGCTCGACGACGAGACGGCGGCCCGGCAGCGTCTTGCCGACGCGTTCGCCGTCGAGGTGGACGGCATCGGGCTCGACGAGCTGGTCGGCGGCTGCGGTGTCGCCGAGTCGGCGCTCGCGGCGCTGGACCGGGCGGGCGTCCCGTACCGGGAGGCCAGGGTCTCCGTACAGGGGCTGGGCACCATGGGCGGGGCGACGGCGCGGTTCCTGGCGCGGGCCGGGCTGACGGTGGTCGCCGTGGCCGACGTCAAGGGCACGATCGCCAATCCGGCCGGCCTGGACGTCGAGGCGCTGCTGGCCGCCAGGGACGGGTACGGAACGGTGGACCGCGGCGCGCTCCGGGACGGGGACCGGGAGCTGCCCGCGGACGCATGGCTGGAGCAGGAGGCCGAGATACTGGTACCGGCCGCCGTTTCGTACGCGATCGATACCGCCAACCAGGCGCGGATACAGGCATGTTGGGTCGTCGAGGCGGCGAACATGCCGGTGCTCGCGGAGGCGGAGGCACTGCTCGCGGCACGCGGGATCACGGTGTTGCCGGATGTGGTCGTCAACTCCGGTACGAACGCCTGGTGGTGGTGGACGCTGTTCGGTGACATCGGTGCTGACGCCGACGAGGCGTTCGGGCACACCCGCCGCTCGATGCGGGCCCTGATCGACCTGATGCTGGCCCGCGCCGAGGCCGACGACTGCACCCCGCGGGCCGCCGCCCATGCCGTCGTCGCCGACCGGCTGCCGGTGATGGCGCAGCGGTTCGGCTGGTACCGCTGA